One Portunus trituberculatus isolate SZX2019 chromosome 42, ASM1759143v1, whole genome shotgun sequence DNA window includes the following coding sequences:
- the LOC123517366 gene encoding uncharacterized protein LOC123517366 yields the protein MRGLQSQSRPASDGPGRGKNIETCSTPCTSRHRGLNAGASFTLPRQMDARLQNVASNQATPHTPPHACTRRTQGTSRAGPDGVGHVVASPLLVGTSLLRVYTSQRLPPLLIVRQRATSLHLKKTLRLYVLHGCLFGAGFCEGYSARQDNMVRNDGILPSPLRSRHHLFHLHSPDEDCLGQPPKCDFLLGQCLHLL from the exons ATGCGTGGCCTCCAGTCCCAGTCACGGCCAGCGAGCGACGGCCCAGGGAGAGGCAAGAACATAGAAA CCTGTTCCACCCCTTGCACGTCCCGCCACCGAGGCCTGAATGCGGGTGCCTCCTTCACGCTGCCACGGCAGATGGACGCGAGGCTGCAAAACGTCGCGTCAAATCAAGCAACGCCGCACACGCCGCCACACGCCTGCACACGACGCACACAAGGCACGAGTCGCGCCGGGCCAGAC GGGGTCGGCCACGTTGTCGCCTCCCCCCTCCTTGTCGGTACCTCCCTCCTACGGGTCTATACGAGTCAACGTCTGCCACCACTCCTGATAGTCCGGCAGAGAGCGACCAGCCTTCACCTGAAGAAGACCTTGAGG TTGTACGTGTTACACGGCTGCCTCTTCGGGGCTGGTTTCTGCGAGGGTTACTCTGCGCGTCAAGACAACATGGTGAG GAATGATGGAATTCTGCCGTCTCCTCTTCGGTCTCGTCACCACTTGTTCCACCTACATTCGCCTGATGAGGATTGTCTTGGCCAACCTCCCAAATGTGACTTTCTACTTGGACAATGTCTTCATCTACTCTAA